In the genome of Ignavibacteriota bacterium, one region contains:
- a CDS encoding TrkA family potassium uptake protein, with protein sequence MKNFAVLGLGNFGFNIARNLSEKGKNVLAIDSDPNQIEKIKNIVNDAIIGDIKNKAVLTEFLDQSIDTAIISTGDNEFDSILAVHHIKEIGVQNIIVKANNDMHAQILKLMGATEIIFPEKDIAEWIATRLSEPNLIERIPLSEDYSIVEYACPDKFAGNTLRKIQLRSKFNILLIAVKDILTNEFVLMPDADFKFKPDTILLLMGKKKDINQMKLKY encoded by the coding sequence ATGAAAAACTTTGCTGTATTGGGATTAGGAAATTTCGGTTTTAATATTGCCCGCAATCTTTCGGAGAAAGGTAAAAATGTTTTGGCAATAGATTCCGATCCAAATCAAATTGAAAAGATCAAAAACATCGTAAACGATGCAATAATCGGCGACATTAAAAATAAAGCTGTATTAACTGAGTTTTTGGATCAATCAATTGATACGGCTATTATAAGTACCGGTGATAATGAGTTTGATAGTATTTTGGCAGTGCATCATATTAAAGAAATTGGCGTACAAAATATTATTGTAAAAGCAAATAATGATATGCACGCGCAAATATTAAAGCTTATGGGCGCGACTGAAATAATATTCCCTGAAAAAGATATTGCAGAATGGATAGCGACAAGATTATCAGAACCAAATTTAATTGAAAGGATTCCTTTATCGGAAGATTATTCAATTGTTGAATATGCATGTCCGGATAAATTTGCAGGTAATACTCTTCGCAAAATTCAATTAAGATCTAAATTCAACATTTTACTTATTGCTGTAAAAGACATTTTAACAAACGAATTTGTTTTAATGCCGGACGCAGATTTTAAGTTTAAACCGGATACAATTCTTCTATTAATGGGGAAAAAGAAAGATATAAATCAGATGAAATTAAAATATTGA